A genomic window from Archocentrus centrarchus isolate MPI-CPG fArcCen1 chromosome 2, fArcCen1, whole genome shotgun sequence includes:
- the LOC115797805 gene encoding insulin receptor substrate 2-B-like — protein sequence MAEGRDGCADQRKSPLASCSPLPCHRSSSTQTWLSVETPLWNDSQTEQDEASGNLQSSERPSPLFYEELFCAGRTSIPLAPLAPLACALLASSGPQSDVVKQGYLGKLERNHRRYFVLRAGSHTGPSRLEWYKSQEKFTAKEKSSGKATLFGSNKQGVIYLRRCLGVSRIASSRKGHIVALYPKDQTMVLVMEDQQEQEDWYVALKKLMEEEQKDEEHGEGGDEEDDGYCTLPSAAFFKEVWPVTVKPRGLGSSKALTGENRLCLTAASLILVRVGAGNDLPSVTIPLLSVRRFGHLDGSFYLELGRSAPNGPGEIWMEVNDQGNRVLAQHIHEAVREAVQALRVLPDLSSSPISSHSQTQGLLASKRCRPKYSNKLVNVRSQRPLALFPKSPDIQTSPTQAYVKPLEPDKTNLELSSSSSFNFSPSRSQQSSMSETCSYMEMKMDHCSAAACGMQGLQPAEDKEELGYMIMSPQVSRSSSVLARDDYVTMTSPHKNEQAAYSSFSSFLQTSFNSSSSDSYSPLHPSHQTNECSQPHWLMTSAQQSEMDADQSQMLICCSIGPHDDVKQEEGVTSPLGSIDGSDLMIPFVTFGSGCTRPIQASSNMDADQSSQFKAVPDRSSLRRCWMSLFLPVCLQAEDTS from the exons ATGGCCGAAGGGCGCGACGGGTGCGCCGACCAAAGGAAATCTCCACTTGCTTCCTGCTCCCCTCTTCCATGTCACCGCAGCAGCTCCACCCAAACGTGGCTGTCAGTCGAAACTCCTCTCTGGAATGATTCTCAGACTGAGCAGGATGAAGCCTCTGGGAACCTTCAGTCGAGTGAACGTCCTTCACCTCTTTTCTATGAGGAACTTTTCTGTGCCGGCCGAACTTCCATACCTCTGGCCCCTCTGGCCCCTCTGGCTTGTGCCCTCCTCGCCTCCTCTGGGCCGCAGAGCGATGTGGTAAAACAAGGTTACCTGGGGAAGCTGGAGCGAAACCACAGGAGATATTTCGTTCTGAGAGCAGGCAGCCACACCGGGCCGAGCCGACTCGAGTGGTACAAGAGCCAGGAGAAGTTCACAGCAAAGGAGAAGTCTTCTGGCAAAGCTACGCTGTTTGGGTCGAACAAACAAGG GGTGATTTACTTGCGGCGCTGTCTTGGCGTGAGCCGGATTGCCAGTTCCCGGAAAGGCCACATTGTGGCGCTGTATCCCAAGGATCAGACCATGGTGTTGGTGATGGAGGACCAGCAGGAGCAGGAGGATTGGTATGTGGCCCTTAAGAAACTGATGGAGGAAGAGCAGAAGGATGAGGAGCATGGAGAAGGGGGtgatgaagaggatgatggaTATTGCACTTtgccttctgctgctttcttcaAAGAG GTTTGGCCCGTTACTGTGAAGCCCAGAGGTCTGGGTAGCTCCAAGGCTCTCACTGGGGAGAATCGGCTCTGCCTCACAGCAGCATCTCTGATCTTGGTCAGAGTGGGTGCAGGCAATGATTTGCCATCGGTCACGATACCTTTGTTGAGCGTTCGGCGCTTTGGCCACTTGGACGGCTCGTTCTACTTGGAGCTCGGCAGGTCAGCGCCAAATGGTCCTGGAGAGATTTGGATGGAAGTAAATGACCaag GAAATCGAGTATTGGCCCAGCACATTCACGAGGCAGTTCGGGAGGCAGTCCAGGCATTAAGAGTTCTTCCAGACTTGAGCAGCTCTCCGATCTCAAGTCACAGTCAGACTCAAGGCCTTCTGGCCTCAAAGCGCTGCAGACCCAAATACAGCAATAAGCTGGTCAATGTAAGATCACAGCGTCCTTTAGCCTTGTTCCCTAAAAGTCCTGACATCCAGACTAGTCCAACGCAGGCTTACGTGAAGCCCCTCGAACCAGACAAAACAAATCTTGAATTGTCTTCAAGCTCGAGCTTTAATTTCAGCCCTTCCAGATCTCAGCAGAGCTCCATGTCTGAGACTTGCAGCTACATGGAAATGAAGATGGACCACTGCAGTGCTGCAGCCTGTGGGATGCAGGGCTTGCAGCCAGCTGAAGACAAGGAAGAGCTGGGATACATGATCATGTCCCCTCAGGTCAGCCGCAGCTCATCTGTGTTGGCTCGTGATGACTATGTGACCATGACAAGCCCACATAAAAATGAACAGGCAGCTTACTCTTCATTCTCCTCTTTCCTTCAAACATCATTCAAcag ctcctcctctGACAGCTACTCTCCTCTGCACCCATCTCATCAGACCAATGAGTGCAGTCAGCCACACTGGCTGATGACATCAGCCCAACAGTCAGAAATGGATGCTGACCAATCACAGATGCTCATCTGTTGCTCCATTGGACCACATGATGATGTAAAGCAGGAAGAAGGAGTCACTTCTCCTTTAGGAAGCATTGATGGGTCTGACCTGATGATTCCGTTTGTCACATTTGGATCAGGCTGTACCAGGCCGATCCAGGCTAGTTCAAACATGGATGCAGATCAGTCTAGTCAATTCAAAGCTGTACCAGACCGGTCTAGTCTTAGAAGATGCTGGATGTCATTGTTCCTGCCTGTTTGCCTTCAAGCTGAGGACACATCCTGA
- the LOC115794568 gene encoding cytochrome P450 4F3-like, producing the protein MALLLHSVLCVVLSWTGLCSLLYIFSTGLLAAVAIWTVRLLLRHAWFTHRLSCFSKPQARSWLLGHLGQMQSKEEGLLQVDDLVQTFKHSCCWFLGPFYHLVRVFHPDYVKPLLTAPASITVKDEFVYHHLRPWLGHSVLITNGEVWSRKRRLLTPAFHFDILKSYTVIFNSSAKTMHDKWCRLAAEGKTNIEMFDHITLMTLDSLLKCAFSYNSNCQESSSEYVSAIVKLSDLIIDRRLNILHHWDWIYWKTQQGKRFKEALNIVHRFTRDVVQKRRALLNQQGETETQSDIATTPQKRRDFVDILLLTRDEDGQGLTDEEIQAEADTFMFAGHDTTASAICWTLYNLARHEHYQETCRQEVMDLMEGRGGHEIEWEDLSNLPFTTMCIKESLRLHAPVQAVTRKYTQDMVLPGNRIVPEGVICLVSIYGTHHNPAVWTNPHEYDPLRFDPSTTKSHASHAFIPFSSGPRNCIGQKFAMAELRVVVALTLLRFRLTPGVNPELGSSSSGVRRLPQLVLGAEGGLWLQLEPLNTPKLKEQSDE; encoded by the exons ATGGCTCTCCTGCTGCACAGTGTCCTCTGTGTGGTCCTCAGCTGGACAGGCCTCTGTTCACTCCTGTACATATTCAGTACAGGACTGCTTGCTGCGGTTGCAATCTGGActgtgaggctgctgctgcGTCACGCCTGGTTCACTCACAGGCTGTCCTGCTTCAGCAAACCACAGGCACGCTCGTGGCTGCTGGGCCATCTGGGACAG ATGCAGAGCAAAGAGGAAGGTCTTCTGCAGGTGGATGACTTGGTGCAGACGTTCAAACACTCCTGCTGCTGGTTCCTCGGTCCTTTTTATCACCTGGTCAGAGTCTTCCACCCTGACTATGTCAAACCTCTGCTAACGGCACCTG CCAGCATCACAGTGAAAGACGAGTTCGTGTATCACCACCTACGCCCATGGCTGG GACACAGTGTGTTGATCACTAACGGAGAGGTGTGGTCTCGCAAGAGACGGCTGCTGACTCCAGCTTTTCATTTTGATATTTTGAAGAGCTACACTGTCATATTTAACTCCTCAGCTAAAACCATGCAt GACAAGTGGTGCCGACTTGCGGCAGAAGGCAAGACTAATATAGAGATGTTTGACCACATCACTCTGATGACTCTGGACAGTTTACTGAAATGCGCCTTCAGCTACAACAGCAACTGTCAGGA GTCTTCCAGTGAGTACGTGTCAGCCATAGTGAAGCTCAGTGACCTGATAATAGATCGACGACTGAACATTTTACACCACTGGGACTGGATTTACTGGAAGACTCAGCAGGGGAAGCGTTTCAAAGAAGCCTTAAACATTGTACACAG GTTCACCAGGGATGTGGTTCAGAAGCGCCGTGCCCTCCTCAACCAACAgggggagacagaaacacagtctGATATTGCCACAACgccacagaagaggagagaTTTTGTGGACATTCTGCTGCTGACAAGG GATGAAGATGGACAAGGCCTAACAGACGAGGAGATCCAGGCTGAGGCCGACACCTTCATGTTCGCAG GTCACGACACAACAGCCAGCGCCATCTGCTGGACGCTGTATAATTTAGCACGCCATGAACATTATCAGGAAACAtgcagacaggaagtgatggACCTGATGGAGGGACGAGGTGGACATGAAATTGAGTG GGAGGATCTGTCCAACCTTCCCTTCACCACCATGTGCATCAAAGAGAGCCTCAGACTCCACGCTCCTGTGCAGGCTGTAACACGGAAATACACACAGGACATGGTGCTGCCAGGGAATCGCATAGTCCCAGAGG GTGTAATCTGCCTCGTCAGCATTTATGGAACACACCACAACCCCGCTGTCTGGACAAACCCACAT GAATACGACCCCCTACGATTTGATCCAAGCACCACAAAGAGCCACGCTTCTCATGCCTTCATCCCCTTCTCCTCAGGCCCCAG GAACTGTATCGGTCAGAAATTTGCCATGGCTGAGCTTCGAGTTGTTGTGGCGTTGACCTTGCTCAGATTTCGACTGACCCCAGGGGTGAACCCTGAACTTGGGAGCAGTTCGTCAGGAGTTCGCCGTCTCCCCCAGCTTGTCCTGGGTGCAGAGGGAGGCCTGTGGCTGCAGCTGGAGCCTCTGAACACACCCAAACTGAAGGAGCAGTCAGATGAATGA